The nucleotide sequence ATCGCCGCCAGGTTCGGAATAGCCGAGAAAAACGGTTTCTACTACCTGGATGTCCTGGAGCGGAAAGGATACATACGGCGCGGCAGGCACATGGCCCGGCGGATCGAATTCCCGGACGAGCCGTCGCACCCTGTCCCGATCAGGGTTCCCGTGCTCGGACGGGTCCCGGCGGGAAACCCCCTCGAAGCCGTCGAAGAACTCGAGGAGGAGTTGTTTCTCGATCCGTCCCTGACGGGAAGCGGCGAGATTTTCTCGCTTCGCGTCAAGGGGGAAAGCATGATGGATGCGCACATCCGTGACGGGGACTACGTCCTGGTCCGGTCGCAGCAAGGCGCCGATGACGGCGACATCGTCGTGGCCGTGATCGACGGGGAAGCCACGGTCAAGCGTTTCTCCAGGCAAAGGGGAAAAATCCGTCTCGAGGCCGCAAATCCGGCCTACCCGACGATCATCGTCCCTTCCGATTCCTCCTCTTTCCGCATAGCGGGCAAGGTCGTCGGCATTTACCGGAAAATTTGATCAGTAGGGTATCTTGACGATCCTGTCCCCCTTCCTGAAATAGTCGGCGGCGCTCATCATGTTCAGCGGGGTGGCGCGTGCGATGCTCACTTCGACCCGGTCGCCTTCCCTGAAATCCCAGAGGTCGACCTCCGCGCCCTGGACAACCTTGTAGTTCCACCGTACGCCCATTCCGTCAGTCACGGAAAATGTCCCTTCGGCCGGATCGATCTTCACTATTGTTCCGACTATTTCGCGCCCGCCCGCAACGGCGGGCTGCGCGCACGCCGCTACGGCCAGGAACGCGAAAAGCGCAAGGACCGCTCCCGATCCTCCGCAGATCTTCATCCGGGTCGACGCGTATCTCATAAGTCCTCTCCTTGCCTGCACGATTTCTTCATCGGCGCCCTTTTCCTCCCGTTACTCTTTGATAGTTCCCGGACCGAACCGGGTGCGTCCGGAAAACGATCTAAGAGTAATCGACGCGGCGGTCCGTCAACATTTATTTTCGTCTCCCGCATCCATCGGGAAAGAAGGAGGAAGAGATGCCGCAGCAATCCCTGATCGACGCAGCCAAGGCGCCCGTCATCGCCTTCGGCGAAAAGAACTGGAATGCATTGATGACCTGCGTTACGGCAGGAGTGCTCTACGATGAAGTGCCCACTCAACGGAAAACGCGCGGCATCGAGCATCTGCTCGAATGCTGGATGGGATGGAGCAACGCATTCCCCGATGCGAAGGCGACGTTCCACTCGCCGCACGTCAGCGGCAGCACCGTAGTGCTGGAGGTAACGTGGCACGGCACGCACAGGGGGCCGCTGGAGACACCGGGGGGCCGGATCCCTGCTACCGGCAGGCCGGTGGAAGTACCCGCATGCCTGATCGTGGAAATCGAGGAGGGCAAGGCCAAATCGCTGCGCCATTACTTCGACATGGCGACGCTGCTGCAACAGATAGGAATCGCGAAAGCCGCTTGATGTATGTTAACATACCTATATGGATGGCCCGCTCTCCATGCCGCAGGTCGACATCGAACGGGCCTCTTCCATCTGCCTCTCCCCGCCGCGGGGGAAGTTGGCGGGAATCTTCGGGGAGGGGGCCTGCCCCCTGGCGTTGCGGGCGCTGGCCCGCCCTCTCCTTCGCGGAGAACCCGTCGTGGCCGTGGACGGGGGGAACCGATTCGACCCGTACGCGATCGGAAAAGCGGCCGCGGCGCTGGGCGGAAGCGGGAGGGAAGCCCTCTCCCGCATCCGCGTCTCCAGGGCGTTCACCTGCCACCAGATGGAGGCGCTCCTCGTCCGCAAGCTGCCGGCCGCCCTGTCCCGGTACGACGCACGGCTGGCGCTGATCCTGGGACTGCCCGAGACGTTCACGGACGCCGACGTCCCTTACGCGGAGGCGTGCCGGCTCTTCCGGAGCTGCCTCTCCGCGCTCCGGCGGATATCCATGGAAGGCGTCCGCGTCGTCCTGGTCGGCAAGGCGGCGCCGCGGGACGGGGGACGCTTCTCCCCCCTGCCGGCCGCGGAAAACAGGGAAGGGCTCTTCCGGCACCTTGCGCAGACCGCCGACCCCGCGCTTTTCCTGTTGAAGGAAGGTGACGGCCGGCGATGGGAGCTGCGCCGGAGCGATTCCCGGCGCGCCGGCCTCCCGGGAGGATGACGATGGGACGCACCGTGCTTTCCTTCACCCAGGAACTGTACCGCGAGGAGGAATCCTGGAAAGCGTTCCGCCGGGCGCTTCGCCGGGAGGACCGGGAGCTGTTCGACGAGCTGTTCGCGGCGGCCCGCTACCACACGGCCGCCTGCGCCTGCTCGGGCCGGGCACTGCCCTTCGAGGCGATCCTCATGAGCATTCTCGTCGAGGAAAGACGGGCGGTAAGGGAGCTTTCCCGGCGGGTCGACGAGCTGGCCCGTCAGTGCGAGGCGCGGCGCCTCGAGTGACGGCGGACGGCCCGGAGCGGATTGCTCCCCTTCGATTTTTCGAAGCAGTCGGGGCACATCCCGTGCGTAGTCTGCGTGTCGAACCCCGAGGAGAAGATTTTTTCGACTGAAGTCCATTCGCCTTCATACTGGATCTTCCTGCACCACGCGCAGACTTTCAGGAATCCTTCCAAACGGAACAACCGCAACACCAGCCGGTTGGTCGCGAGGAGGATGACGACGGCGACGAGAATGACCGTTATCACTTCGAACGATCCTTCCCACATTTCGGGCTGACTCGTGTATTTCGCGAACAACCTCTTCGGCATCTCGTAGATTTCGTCCATGAGGACCATGGCGAGGATCGCGAGAAAGCCGAGCGCCTCGTAAACGAGGATTCTCTCCGGATACCTTCTGATTTTCAAATCGCGCCTCCCCTGCAGTTGAGATGCGCATCGAAGAAAATCCTCTTCTTTTTTCATCTAAACGCCGGAGGATGCCATGAGAAATTCCGCAACCGCGCTGCTGGCGGCCGTCGTCTTGTCGCTCATCCCGTTTCCGGGCGCCGCAGAGGAGGGAAAGAAAATGGACGACCTGTTCATCGCAAGCCCGGCTTTCGAGGATCAAGGGTTGATTCCGCCGAAATACACGTGCGACGGCGCCGACGTCAATCCGCCGCTGTCGATCGGCAACATTCCCGTTAAAACGAAATCCCTCGCGCTGGTCGTAGACGACCCGGACGCCCCGATGGGAACCTGGGTCCACTGGGTGATGTGGAACATGGGGCCCGGCGTGGATTCGGTCCCCGAAAATTCCATCCCGAAGGGAGCCCTTCAAGGAACCAACGACTTCCGGAAACAGGGCTACGGCGGGCCCTGCCCGCCTTCCGGGACGCACCGGTACTATTTCAAGCTGTACGCGCTGGACGCCCCCCTGGCGCTGCAGCCGGGCGCCACGAAGGCGCAGCTCGAGCAGGCGATGAAGGGGCATCTGCTCGGCAAGGCCGAGCTGATAGGGCTGTACCGCAGAAAATAGCCATATGGGTATGCTAACATACCTATATGGACAAGGGTCCGGCGGAAGCGTCCCGGCGGAACATGGCCGGGTGGGTGTTCGACACGATCCCCGACGCGGGCGGAATGACCGTCTGGTTCCGCACGGAGACGGGGGAAACGGTTCCCCTGCGCGCTCCCTTCCGCCCATCCTTCGCCCTGGCGGGGAAACACCTTGGAGAGGCCGGCCTCCGCGCGGCCGCCGCCCGCTGGAACTGCTCCCTTGAGCGGCGGGAAGGCGCCGAATTCTTCTCCGGCAGGCGCCTTCCGGCGTGGAAGTTCACCGTCGCCGCTCCGGGGCTGCTGGGCGCCGCCGTCCGGAGAGCCGAAAAAGCGTTCGGTCCCGAAGCCCTCTTCGACGCCGACATCGCCCCGGAGCAGCAGTTCGCTTACGCCACCGGCCTCTACCCGCTCTCGCATGCCCGCGTGGAGTGCGGGTACGACGGCGCGATCCTTTCCATCCGGATCCTCGATTCCCCGTGGGAAATCGACGCGCCGCTCCCCTCCTTTTCCACCGCGCTTCTGAGAATGGAGGGGAAAGGCCACCCGGCGCACGGAAGGACCCGCCCGCTGGAATTCGTCTCGGACGGCGTAACGCACACACTGCTGTGGGAAGACGGGGAGGAGTTTCTCCGTGAGTTGCTGCGGCTCCTGAAAACGGCCGATCCCGACCTGCTCGTCACCGAGTACGGGGACGATTACCTCATGCCGCGCCTGCTGGAGCTGGCCGGCCGGCTCCGCGTACCCCTTCCCCTCGGGCGCCCGGCGCGCGTTCCGACTCCCGGCGGCGCCGTCCGCCGCGCGAAGGAGCGGTCGTACCTTTCCTACGGCCGCGTTGTCTTCCTCGCGGCGCCCCACACCCTTTCCGGCCGCTGGCACGTTGACGCCCGCAACTCCTTCCTTTTCGGGGAGACGGGCCTGCCCGGGCTCATCGAGCTGGCGCGCCTCTCCGGCATCCCCCTGCAGCGCCTCGCCCGGACCTCGCCCGGAACGGCCATCTCCGCGATGCAGGTGGCTACCGCCCTGCGCCGCGGGATCCTGGTGCCATACAAGAAACGCGAGCCGGAGGAGTTCAAGTCCGGCGCCGACCTCGTCGTTACCGACAAGGGGGGGCTGACCTATCTGCCGCGTCCGGGCCTGCACGGGAATGTGGGCGAGCTCGACTTCGCTTCGATGTACCCCTCCCTCATGGACCGCTACAACATATCCCCCGAGACGATCAACTGCGGATGCTGCGGAAAGCATGCGCCCGGAGGCCGCAGGGGCACGCCGGTGCCCGAGATCGGCGCCCACACGTGCGTCCGCCGCAGGGGGCTTGTGCCCGATACGATCGCCCCGATCCTCGCCAAGCGGCGCCTGCTCAAAATACGGCAGGCGGCGTGCGCCTTCCCCGAGGAACGCGATCTGTTCCGGAAACGCCAGACGGCGCTCAAGTGGCTCCTGGTGGTCTGTTTCGGGTTCCTGGGATACCGGAACGCCAGGTTCGGCCGCATCGAGGCGCACGAGGCGGTCACCGCCTGGGGACGGGAGAAGCTCCTGGCCGCAAAGGAGATCGCGGAGCGCGACGGTTTCCTCTTCCTGCACGGGCTGACCGACGCCATCTGGGTCAAGCGTCACGGCGCGTCCGAAGGCGATTACCGGGAGCTCGCGGAACGTATCACGGACGAAACCGGGATGCCGATCGCGCTGGAAGGGGTCTACCGATGGCTCATGTTCCTTCCGTCGAAGCGGAACCCGGCGGTGGCCGTCCCCAACCGGTTCGCGGGAACATTCTCCACCGGCGAGATAAAGGCTCGCGGGATCGCGATGCGCCGGTCGGACACTCCCCCGCTCGTCGCCGCCCTCCAGCGGGAGCTCCTGGCGCGGATGGCCGCGGCGGAAACGGCCTCGGAACTTGCTGCCATGCTGCCGGAGCTGCGCGGTATAAGGGAGCACGCCGCGGCCGCGCTGCGCGAGGGACGCGTCCCGCCCGAGGCGCTGGCCGTCGCCCGGCGCCTGTCCAAACCGCCCGGGCAGTACGTCGCGAACACCGTCGCCGCCGCGGTCACCCGCGAGCTGTGCGGGCGCGGCGTGGCGCTCCGGCCGGGATCGAAGATCCGGTACCTGCTGGCCGACGGAAAAGGACGGGCGATGGGGTTCCTGGACGGCAACGAAACGCCGGATCTTCCCCGCTACGAAGAGATGCTGAGCGAGGCGGAGGAGGAACTGCTCGGGCTTATCCGATGAACCTTGGTCTGCGTTCAGGCGGCCGCTTCACCGATGCCGACTTGCACGGTCAACCGCTCCGTCCCGCGCAGCAGCCCGATGCTCGCCGTCTCCCCCGCCCCGGTCTCCGACAGCAGGCGGTGCAGCGCGTCGACGCTTTCCGCCGGATGTCCGTTCAACTCCACCAGGATATCCCCCGGCCTGATGCCCGACACGTTCGCGGGGCCCCGCGGATCGAGTGAAACCACCTCCACGCCGGATTCACGCGCCAGGTTGAAATAGCGCACGACGCGCCTCGGAAGCGGCCTCGACCGTCCGGTAATCCCCAGGTATCCCCGGCGGACCTTGCCATAAGCAAGTATATGCGACACCACATGCCGGGCCGTGTTGGCCGGAACGGCGAACCCGATACCCTGCGCTGCGGCGATGATCGCCGTGTTGATACCGACGATCCGCCCCTTCGAATCTACAAGCGGCCCGCCGGAGTTCCCGGGGTTCAACGGTGCGGTGTGCTGGATCACGTTATCGATCATGCGTCCGTCCAGGCTCCGCATACTTCTCCCCGTGGCGCTCACGACCCCTGTCGACACGCTGGACTGGAAACCATAGGGATTCCCGATGGCGATCGCAAGCTGTCCCACACGCAGCGTGGAGGAATCGCCCAGCGCCGCGTACGGCAGCCCCGAGCCGTTCGCCCGCACGACGGCGAGGTCGTTCGGAGGATCCGAGCCCACTGCGGACGCGCCGAGACTCGTTCCGTCCGTCAGAGTCAACCGCACATGCTCCGCGCCGCCCACCACATGGTGATTTGTAAGGACGTATCCGTCAGGCGTCAGGATGACGCCCGATCCCGCGCCGACCGGTTCGACGTCGTTCCCGCCCGGAGCGTCGCGACCGACGAAGATGCCGACGACGGAGGGACCGACCGCATCCACCACGGCAGTCACGGCCCGAGAGTAGGCATCCAGCAGTTCCACGTCCTTCCTGCCCGCAAGCCCGTTTTCGTACCTGCCGGACGGGATTATATTTTCATCCATATCCTCGCCGCCGCCGATCGTGGTCAAAATTGCCGTGTGAAACGCCGTTACGCCGCCTTCTCATCCTGTATGAGGCGGTGCATCTTTTTCCTCAGGTTCTTGGGGATCTCCTTCAGATGATGCACGTTTTTCGAATGCTCGGATGCGCGATCCAGGACTTCCTCCTCGGTATCCCCCCGGAACACTTCCTGGCATCCCGACACCAGTTCCTTGCAATACAGGATTTTCTTCATGGGCCGCCTCCCTGATCGAATGCATTTTTCCTCGAGTGTCCGTTATTTTGATGTAATGCACGCGTCTCGAGGTTCCGCCGAACGAATTCCCGCCGAAAGCGGACCTTCGGAACATCCGCCGGAATCTAATTTTTTGAAACGACAAGCAGAACGGGGAGGAACGAGATGAAATCGCCTTTTGTGATCTGCGGCGCGACCGGAAACATCGGATCGAGGATCGTAGGGAAGCTGCTCGATGCGGGCGAACCCGTACGCGCCATAGCGAGGGAACGGGTCCGGCTGGGGCCCTTGGCATCGAAAGGCGCGGAACCGTGGCCGGGAGATATCGGAGACCCGGCATTTCTCGAAAGGGTGCTTGCGGGGGCAAGAGGCGCTTTCGTCCTGATCCCGCCGAAACACGACGCACCGGATTTCCGCAAGTACCAGGACAGGATCGGGGATTCGATCGTATCGGCGCTCGAAAAAGCCCATGTCCCGCGCGTGGTGATACTGAGCAGCATCGGGGCCAACCTGTCCGAAGGGACAGGTCCCGTCCTGGGCCTTCACGACCTCGAATTGAAATCGAAAAAGGTGCGCGACACGGCGTTCGTCTGCCTCAGGCCCGCCTATTTCATGGAGAATCACCTATGGAGCATTTCCGCAATCCGCGAAAACGGGGTGAACGGAAGCCCGGTACGTCCCGACGTCCCCATACCCATGGTGGCGACGAAGGACATAGCGGGCAGGGCGGCCAGGTTGCTGCTGGAAGGGAAATTCACCGGTCATTCCGTTCAGTACCTTCTCGGCCCGCGCGACCTGACGCTTTCGGAGGCGACGCGCATAATCGGCGCGGCAATCGGGAAACCGGATCTGCGCTACGTGCAGTTCCCCGAGGACGAGGCCCGCAAGGCGATGGCCCGCATGGGGCTCTCGGACAGCGTGATCGAAGCGTTTCTGGAGATGGAACGCGGATTCAACGCGGGGCGGATCCAGGCCACGCAGGAACGCAATGCGGAAAACACCACGCCCACGCCGCTCGAGGAGTTCGTCAAGACGGTCTTCGCTCCGGCCTACAAGGCCGCCGCATGATACGGACCGGGTGTGAAAGTTCGATTGCCGAGACCGGGGGAATTGGGGACGCCATCGGCGGCCCAATGAAAGCGCACGGCCGCCCCCCGGTCCGGCGGCCTGTAATCGTGGAATCCGGTTACCGTATTCCCAGCATCCCTTTTTTCAGGTCTTCGCTGGCCGGTTTAGGCCCGACGTAAATCAAAAGGATGGCGTTCGCCAGTTTCGCGGTGCGGATAGTGCCCAGCACTTTGCCGTTGTGCCTCGCGACGACCGTACCGTCTCCGCTCAAGGCCAGATCGACGACATCCCCCTTGACGAAATCGGAGGTGAAGAATGAAAGGAACGTCTTCGCATCGCCGGATGCCGCCACGTCGGGGCTGTTGTTCGCGAATCCCTCCGCGAACGCCCCTGTGATCTTTTCCTTCTCGACCTTGCTGTGCAGGAAATTCATCCGGATGAGCTTGTCGCCGGGATCGGCAAGCAGCTCCGCCGGAGTCGAGACACGCTTTGCGGTGTACAGCGATCCGATGTAAATCTTGAAAAACAGCTTTTTCCGGATGCCGTAGCCGTTGAGCGCAAGCGTTTTTTCCTTCACGCGGACCGACGGCTCGATTGTTACCCCCGACACCTCCACGGCGTACGAGTTTGCGGAAATCAGCAAAACGGCAAGGACGGCCGCCAATCGTTTCATGATCCCCTCCCGGTGCGTTATCTCATCCGCCCATCACTATAACCGAATCCCGTATCCGGAAACCACGGCGTTCCTGCGCGTCTCTAATGCGTACGGACCGACTGGAGGTGAATTCCGATGATAAAAGTCAAAACCTTCACGACGCAACTCAGGATATTCCATACACGGCAAGAACTGGATGAATTGGACAAGGAGGTCGGCGATTTCCTTTCCTCCCGCAAGATACGTAAGGTGATATCCGTCTGCGACGCCTCCACGTCGGGGGAAAAGGGAGAAACGATCGGCCTGATCCGAACGCTGACTTACGAGGAACCGACGGCTACAAAGGCGAAGGCGATGAGGATCTGGCTGAGAAAGGCGAGCTGAAGCGGTGAGGCCGGGTAACGCCGGCCCGGGCTATATCCTCGAAACGAACGGGTTGCCGCGTATGTAGAACCGGAGGCGGCGTTTCGCCCACGCCCCGGCGTAGTCCACCCCGACCCGCGGCCGCCTCACTACCGTAAGCGGCCCGGGCTCTTCCGGTTCGGCGATGAAGAACTCGTCGCCGGTAAGATCGTGGCCGTTCAGGCGCTTGTCGATCCCCATCGCCCTGCACAAAAGCCCGGGACCCTGCGTTCGCCCCTCGACGTTCCGCACCGGCTCGATCGCCCGCAGGAGAACGGCG is from Deltaproteobacteria bacterium and encodes:
- a CDS encoding DUF1059 domain-containing protein yields the protein MKKILYCKELVSGCQEVFRGDTEEEVLDRASEHSKNVHHLKEIPKNLRKKMHRLIQDEKAA
- the lexA gene encoding transcriptional repressor LexA, encoding MANTAPLTVSQRQVLTFIREFMARNRFAPTAREIAARFGIAEKNGFYYLDVLERKGYIRRGRHMARRIEFPDEPSHPVPIRVPVLGRVPAGNPLEAVEELEEELFLDPSLTGSGEIFSLRVKGESMMDAHIRDGDYVLVRSQQGADDGDIVVAVIDGEATVKRFSRQRGKIRLEAANPAYPTIIVPSDSSSFRIAGKVVGIYRKI
- a CDS encoding YbhB/YbcL family Raf kinase inhibitor-like protein, which translates into the protein MRNSATALLAAVVLSLIPFPGAAEEGKKMDDLFIASPAFEDQGLIPPKYTCDGADVNPPLSIGNIPVKTKSLALVVDDPDAPMGTWVHWVMWNMGPGVDSVPENSIPKGALQGTNDFRKQGYGGPCPPSGTHRYYFKLYALDAPLALQPGATKAQLEQAMKGHLLGKAELIGLYRRK
- a CDS encoding chalcone isomerase family protein → MKRLAAVLAVLLISANSYAVEVSGVTIEPSVRVKEKTLALNGYGIRKKLFFKIYIGSLYTAKRVSTPAELLADPGDKLIRMNFLHSKVEKEKITGAFAEGFANNSPDVAASGDAKTFLSFFTSDFVKGDVVDLALSGDGTVVARHNGKVLGTIRTAKLANAILLIYVGPKPASEDLKKGMLGIR
- a CDS encoding ester cyclase, which produces MPQQSLIDAAKAPVIAFGEKNWNALMTCVTAGVLYDEVPTQRKTRGIEHLLECWMGWSNAFPDAKATFHSPHVSGSTVVLEVTWHGTHRGPLETPGGRIPATGRPVEVPACLIVEIEEGKAKSLRHYFDMATLLQQIGIAKAA
- a CDS encoding NAD(P)H-binding protein — encoded protein: MKSPFVICGATGNIGSRIVGKLLDAGEPVRAIARERVRLGPLASKGAEPWPGDIGDPAFLERVLAGARGAFVLIPPKHDAPDFRKYQDRIGDSIVSALEKAHVPRVVILSSIGANLSEGTGPVLGLHDLELKSKKVRDTAFVCLRPAYFMENHLWSISAIRENGVNGSPVRPDVPIPMVATKDIAGRAARLLLEGKFTGHSVQYLLGPRDLTLSEATRIIGAAIGKPDLRYVQFPEDEARKAMARMGLSDSVIEAFLEMERGFNAGRIQATQERNAENTTPTPLEEFVKTVFAPAYKAAA
- a CDS encoding trypsin-like peptidase domain-containing protein, which gives rise to MDENIIPSGRYENGLAGRKDVELLDAYSRAVTAVVDAVGPSVVGIFVGRDAPGGNDVEPVGAGSGVILTPDGYVLTNHHVVGGAEHVRLTLTDGTSLGASAVGSDPPNDLAVVRANGSGLPYAALGDSSTLRVGQLAIAIGNPYGFQSSVSTGVVSATGRSMRSLDGRMIDNVIQHTAPLNPGNSGGPLVDSKGRIVGINTAIIAAAQGIGFAVPANTARHVVSHILAYGKVRRGYLGITGRSRPLPRRVVRYFNLARESGVEVVSLDPRGPANVSGIRPGDILVELNGHPAESVDALHRLLSETGAGETASIGLLRGTERLTVQVGIGEAAA